The Methylomonas sp. UP202 DNA window CGCACCGTTATTCGACAGGGTATAGACCGAAGCGCCATGGGCGGACGGATCGTCGAACGCATCGGCATGAATGGACACGAACAAATCCGCCTTGGCGTCTTGGGCGATGCGCACCCGCTCGCGTAGCTTGACGAAATAGTCGCCGTTCCGAATCATCACGGCTTTCATGCCCGGTTGGCGATTGATGGAAGCCGCCAATCGTTTGGCGATAGCCAGTACCACGTCTTTTTCTTGCGTGCCGTTGTTACCCTGAGCGCCGACGTCCTTACCGCCGTGACCGGCGTCGATGGCGACGACAATGTCCCGGCCCTTGGCCTTAACGGCGGATTTCAATACCGCCGGCTTTAACTCCGGCTTCGCAACCGGCTCTTGGGCAAGCGCGGCTTTTTCCAACTTAGCGACTTCCGGCTTAACCAGCGGTTTCAGTGCCGCTACCGGCTCGTCCTTGGGCGTTAATTGAATTTGCAAGGCGTTACCGGACAGCGCGGCCTTGGCATCGGCGTCGCTTTTGAGTTCGACGACGACTCGCACATCGTTGCCGTTGTGCATGCCGCTACGGACATTCAGAAACAAGGGATGATCGGCGGGCGGCTGCGCGGGTGGCGCGGCGAATTTGGCGTCGACGAAATCGACGACCAAACGGCTAGGACTTTTCAACACGAATGCGTGGTGTTTGACCGGACCCCGCAACGCGAACGACACTTGCGACGCGGCTCCGTACTGGATACCGGCCAGTTCGGCCTGAGCCGCCAAAACGGCATGAGCGGCGGTAGACAAGACCACCGCCCAGAAAATTCGAGACATTCGCTGCATAGCCGTTAGCCCAAAAGTGACAATTCCGTTGAGATTATAGCAATAGGTCTTTGTT harbors:
- a CDS encoding N-acetylmuramoyl-L-alanine amidase yields the protein MSRIFWAVVLSTAAHAVLAAQAELAGIQYGAASQVSFALRGPVKHHAFVLKSPSRLVVDFVDAKFAAPPAQPPADHPLFLNVRSGMHNGNDVRVVVELKSDADAKAALSGNALQIQLTPKDEPVAALKPLVKPEVAKLEKAALAQEPVAKPELKPAVLKSAVKAKGRDIVVAIDAGHGGKDVGAQGNNGTQEKDVVLAIAKRLAASINRQPGMKAVMIRNGDYFVKLRERVRIAQDAKADLFVSIHADAFDDPSAHGASVYTLSNNGASSAVARFLADSENAADKVGGGDGRDEALASVLMDLSQKAAKDASLHIGNKVLKNVKSVGHLHRSNVQKAGFVVLKSPIPSILVETAFISNPDEERRLNSAGYQQQMASAVFGGIMAHFRQYAPAGTLMAQLYKAGGGSRLAAIEKTEPVAAVKPEPTPSAVSETVVVAAPSANQHVIGRGETLSEIAQQYGVSMRAIRDANAMNDGNLRAGQVIQIPRSS